A single genomic interval of Camelina sativa cultivar DH55 chromosome 11, Cs, whole genome shotgun sequence harbors:
- the LOC104721247 gene encoding uncharacterized protein LOC104721247 gives MSSMMETLQIRKPTSLPVSQRPNSTTTAEDEPGLIRRRLSSLSLNLSNQPAAIAARFPRSKSVSAMGEQAGTSVKEWWEWGWSWILSRKPIFIRDLELNKDEAKSIGSQNRGSIMHVFFKLRSQIRNLMGSSSSDSLPLSCKYKRQR, from the coding sequence ATGAGCTCAATGATGGAGACTCTCCAGATTCGTAAACCCACTTCTCTACCCGTTTCTCAACGCCCTaactccaccaccaccgccgaaGATGAGCCTGGACTCATCCGACgtcgtctctcttctctctccctcaacCTCTCTAACCAACCAGCGGCTATAGCAGCTAGGTTCCCGAGATCCAAATCTGTCTCCGCTATGGGAGAGCAAGCAGGGACCTCTGTGAAAGAATGGTGGGAATGGGGCTGGTCGTGGATCCTTTCAAGAAAACCCATCTTCATCAGAGATCTTGAGCTTAACAAAGACGAAGCTAAATCTATTGGTTctcaaaacagaggaagtataaTGCACGTCTTCTTCAAACTCCGGTCTCAGATCCGTAACCTCATGggatcttcttcctctgattctcttcctctttcttgcAAATACAAGCGTCAACGATAA
- the LOC104721249 gene encoding calcium-dependent protein kinase 5-like isoform X4, with translation MGNSCRGSLKDKISQGNNNKPEDSHNSKTSATNVSSSSDDHSPTNNNAAEKDNNDSKNPALVIPLREPIMRRNPDNQAYYVLGHKTPNIRDFYTLSRKLGQGQFGTTYLCTEVATGIDYACKSISKRKLISKEDVEDVRREIQIMHHLAGHGNIVTIKGAYEDSLYVHIVMELCAGGELFDRIIQRGHYSERKAAELTKIIVGVVEACHSLGVMHRDLKPENFLLVNKDDDFSLKAIDFGLSIFFKPGQIFTDVVGSPYYVAPEVLLKRYGPEADVWTAGVILYILLSGVPPFWAETQQGIFDAVLKGYIDFESDPWPVISDSAKDLIRRMLCSKPAERLTAHEVLRHPWICENGVAPDRALDPAVLSRLKQFSAMNKLKKMALKVIAESLSEEEIAGLREMFQAMDTDNSGAITFDELKAGLRKYGSTLKDTEIHDLMEAADVDNSGTIDYSEFIAATIHLNKLEREEHLVAAFQYFDKDGSGYITIDELQQACVEHGMADVFLEDIIKEVDQNNDGKIDYGEFVEMMQKGNAGVGRRTMRNSLNISMRDA, from the exons ATGGGCAATTCATGCCGTGGATCTTTGAAAGACAAAATCTCCCAAGGCAATAACAATAAGCCTGAAGATAGTCATAACTCTAAAACATCTGCTACCAACGTTTCTTCTAGTTCCGACGACCATTCTCCTACCAACAACAACGCTGCAGAGAAAGACAACAACGACAGCAAAAATCCAGCTCTTGTTATTCCTTTAAGAGAACCAATCATGAGGCGTAACCCGGACAATCAAGCTTACTATGTTCTTGGTCATAAGACACCAAACATTCGTGATTTCTATACTCTTAGCCGTAAGCTAGGACAAGGTCAATTTGGAACGACTTATCTATGCACAGAAGTTGCCACGGGGATTGACTACGCTTGTAAGTCCATATCCAAGAGGAAGTTGATCTCCAAGGAAGATGTTGAGGATGTTAGAAGGGAGATTCAGATTATGCACCATTTAGCTGGTCACGGTAATATCGTGACCATCAAAGGAGCTTATGAGGACTCTTTGTATGTTCACATTGTGATGGAGCTTTGTGCTGGAGGTGAATTGTTTGATAGGATTATTCAGAGAGGGCATTACAGCGAGAGGAAAGCTGCTGAGCTTACTAAGATCATTGTTGGGGTTGTTGAAGCGTGTCATTCTCTTGGTGTTATGCATAGAGACTTGAAGCCTGAGAATTTCTTGTTGGTTAATAAGGATGATGATTTCTCCCTCAAG GCTATTGATTTTGGGCTATCTATCTTTTTCAAACCAG GGCAAATATTCACTGATGTTGTTGGAAGTCCATATTATGTTGCTCCTGAGGTTTTGCTCAAACGTTATGGGCCTGAAGCTGATGTGTGGACTGCTGGTGTTATACTCTATATATTGCTAAGTGGAGTCCCGCCTTTTTGGGCAG AAACTCAGCAAGGGATATTTGATGCTGTGTTGAAGGGATATATCGACTTTGAGTCTGACCCGTGGCCTGTGATATCTGACAGTGCTAAAGACTTGATCCGTAGAATGTTATGCTCCAAGCCTGCAGAACGGTTGACCGCTCATGAAGTCTTGC gtcaTCCATGGATCTGTGAGAATGGTGTTGCACcagatcgagcacttgatccgGCTGTTCTTTCTCGTCTCAAGCAGTTCTCTGCAATGAATAAACTAAAGAAGATGGCTCTGAAG GTTATAGCTGAGAGCCTCTCGGAAGAAGAGATTGCTGGTTTAAGAGAAATGTTTCAGGCAATGGATACTGATAACAGCGGTGCAATCACTTTTGATGAACTCAAAGCTGGCCTGAGAAAGTATGGGTCTACCTTGAAAGACACAGAGATCCATGATCTTATGGAAGCG GCTGATGTGGACAACAGTGGGACAATAGATTACAGTGAGTTCATTGCAGCGACTATTCATCTCAACAAACTGGAGAGGGAAGAGCATCTTGTCGCTGCGTTTCAATACTTTGACAAAGACGGAAGTGGTTACATAACAATCGATGAGCTGCAACAAGCATGCGTTGAACATGGCATGGCTGATGTTTTCCTTGAAGACATCATAAAAGAAGTTGATCAAAACAAT GATGGAAAGATTGATTATGGTGAGTTTGTGGAGATGATGCAAAAGGGAAATGCTGGTGTTGGAAGAAGAACGATGAGAAATAGTCTAAACATTAGCATGAGAGACGCGTAG
- the LOC104721249 gene encoding calcium-dependent protein kinase 5-like isoform X2: MGNSCRGSLKDKISQGNNNKPEDSHNSKTSATNVSSSSDDHSPTNNNAAEKDNNDSKNPALVIPLREPIMRRNPDNQAYYVLGHKTPNIRDFYTLSRKLGQGQFGTTYLCTEVATGIDYACKSISKRKLISKEDVEDVRREIQIMHHLAGHGNIVTIKGAYEDSLYVHIVMELCAGGELFDRIIQRGHYSERKAAELTKIIVGVVEACHSLGVMHRDLKPENFLLVNKDDDFSLKAIDFGLSIFFKPGQIFTDVVGSPYYVAPEVLLKRYGPEADVWTAGVILYILLSGVPPFWAETQQGIFDAVLKGYIDFESDPWPVISDSAKDLIRRMLCSKPAERLTAHEVLRHPWICENGVAPDRALDPAVLSRLKQFSAMNKLKKMALKVIAESLSEEEIAGLREMFQAMDTDNSGAITFDELKAGLRKYGSTLKDTEIHDLMEAADVDNSGTIDYSEFIAATIHLNKLEREEHLVAAFQYFDKDGSGYITIDELQQACVEHGMADVFLEDIIKEVDQNNDGKIDYGEFVEMMQKGNAGVGRRTMRNSLNISMRDA, translated from the exons ATGGGCAATTCATGCCGTGGATCTTTGAAAGACAAAATCTCCCAAGGCAATAACAATAAGCCTGAAGATAGTCATAACTCTAAAACATCTGCTACCAACGTTTCTTCTAGTTCCGACGACCATTCTCCTACCAACAACAACGCTGCAGAGAAAGACAACAACGACAGCAAAAATCCAGCTCTTGTTATTCCTTTAAGAGAACCAATCATGAGGCGTAACCCGGACAATCAAGCTTACTATGTTCTTGGTCATAAGACACCAAACATTCGTGATTTCTATACTCTTAGCCGTAAGCTAG GACAAGGTCAATTTGGAACGACTTATCTATGCACAGAAGTTGCCACGGGGATTGACTACGCTTGTAAGTCCATATCCAAGAGGAAGTTGATCTCCAAGGAAGATGTTGAGGATGTTAGAAGGGAGATTCAGATTATGCACCATTTAGCTGGTCACGGTAATATCGTGACCATCAAAGGAGCTTATGAGGACTCTTTGTATGTTCACATTGTGATGGAGCTTTGTGCTGGAGGTGAATTGTTTGATAGGATTATTCAGAGAGGGCATTACAGCGAGAGGAAAGCTGCTGAGCTTACTAAGATCATTGTTGGGGTTGTTGAAGCGTGTCATTCTCTTGGTGTTATGCATAGAGACTTGAAGCCTGAGAATTTCTTGTTGGTTAATAAGGATGATGATTTCTCCCTCAAGGCTATTGATTTTGGGCTATCTATCTTTTTCAAACCAGGT CAAATATTCACTGATGTTGTTGGAAGTCCATATTATGTTGCTCCTGAGGTTTTGCTCAAACGTTATGGGCCTGAAGCTGATGTGTGGACTGCTGGTGTTATACTCTATATATTGCTAAGTGGAGTCCCGCCTTTTTGGGCAG AAACTCAGCAAGGGATATTTGATGCTGTGTTGAAGGGATATATCGACTTTGAGTCTGACCCGTGGCCTGTGATATCTGACAGTGCTAAAGACTTGATCCGTAGAATGTTATGCTCCAAGCCTGCAGAACGGTTGACCGCTCATGAAGTCTTGC gtcaTCCATGGATCTGTGAGAATGGTGTTGCACcagatcgagcacttgatccgGCTGTTCTTTCTCGTCTCAAGCAGTTCTCTGCAATGAATAAACTAAAGAAGATGGCTCTGAAG GTTATAGCTGAGAGCCTCTCGGAAGAAGAGATTGCTGGTTTAAGAGAAATGTTTCAGGCAATGGATACTGATAACAGCGGTGCAATCACTTTTGATGAACTCAAAGCTGGCCTGAGAAAGTATGGGTCTACCTTGAAAGACACAGAGATCCATGATCTTATGGAAGCG GCTGATGTGGACAACAGTGGGACAATAGATTACAGTGAGTTCATTGCAGCGACTATTCATCTCAACAAACTGGAGAGGGAAGAGCATCTTGTCGCTGCGTTTCAATACTTTGACAAAGACGGAAGTGGTTACATAACAATCGATGAGCTGCAACAAGCATGCGTTGAACATGGCATGGCTGATGTTTTCCTTGAAGACATCATAAAAGAAGTTGATCAAAACAAT GATGGAAAGATTGATTATGGTGAGTTTGTGGAGATGATGCAAAAGGGAAATGCTGGTGTTGGAAGAAGAACGATGAGAAATAGTCTAAACATTAGCATGAGAGACGCGTAG
- the LOC104721249 gene encoding calcium-dependent protein kinase 5-like isoform X3 codes for MGNSCRGSLKDKISQGNNNKPEDSHNSKTSATNVSSSSDDHSPTNNNAAEKDNNDSKNPALVIPLREPIMRRNPDNQAYYVLGHKTPNIRDFYTLSRKLGQGQFGTTYLCTEVATGIDYACKSISKRKLISKEDVEDVRREIQIMHHLAGHGNIVTIKGAYEDSLYVHIVMELCAGGELFDRIIQRGHYSERKAAELTKIIVGVVEACHSLGVMHRDLKPENFLLVNKDDDFSLKAIDFGLSIFFKPGQIFTDVVGSPYYVAPEVLLKRYGPEADVWTAGVILYILLSGVPPFWAETQQGIFDAVLKGYIDFESDPWPVISDSAKDLIRRMLCSKPAERLTAHEVLRHPWICENGVAPDRALDPAVLSRLKQFSAMNKLKKMALKVIAESLSEEEIAGLREMFQAMDTDNSGAITFDELKAGLRKYGSTLKDTEIHDLMEAADVDNSGTIDYSEFIAATIHLNKLEREEHLVAAFQYFDKDGSGYITIDELQQACVEHGMADVFLEDIIKEVDQNNDGKIDYGEFVEMMQKGNAGVGRRTMRNSLNISMRDA; via the exons ATGGGCAATTCATGCCGTGGATCTTTGAAAGACAAAATCTCCCAAGGCAATAACAATAAGCCTGAAGATAGTCATAACTCTAAAACATCTGCTACCAACGTTTCTTCTAGTTCCGACGACCATTCTCCTACCAACAACAACGCTGCAGAGAAAGACAACAACGACAGCAAAAATCCAGCTCTTGTTATTCCTTTAAGAGAACCAATCATGAGGCGTAACCCGGACAATCAAGCTTACTATGTTCTTGGTCATAAGACACCAAACATTCGTGATTTCTATACTCTTAGCCGTAAGCTAG GACAAGGTCAATTTGGAACGACTTATCTATGCACAGAAGTTGCCACGGGGATTGACTACGCTTGTAAGTCCATATCCAAGAGGAAGTTGATCTCCAAGGAAGATGTTGAGGATGTTAGAAGGGAGATTCAGATTATGCACCATTTAGCTGGTCACGGTAATATCGTGACCATCAAAGGAGCTTATGAGGACTCTTTGTATGTTCACATTGTGATGGAGCTTTGTGCTGGAGGTGAATTGTTTGATAGGATTATTCAGAGAGGGCATTACAGCGAGAGGAAAGCTGCTGAGCTTACTAAGATCATTGTTGGGGTTGTTGAAGCGTGTCATTCTCTTGGTGTTATGCATAGAGACTTGAAGCCTGAGAATTTCTTGTTGGTTAATAAGGATGATGATTTCTCCCTCAAGGCTATTGATTTTGGGCTATCTATCTTTTTCAAACCAG GGCAAATATTCACTGATGTTGTTGGAAGTCCATATTATGTTGCTCCTGAGGTTTTGCTCAAACGTTATGGGCCTGAAGCTGATGTGTGGACTGCTGGTGTTATACTCTATATATTGCTAAGTGGAGTCCCGCCTTTTTGGGCAG AAACTCAGCAAGGGATATTTGATGCTGTGTTGAAGGGATATATCGACTTTGAGTCTGACCCGTGGCCTGTGATATCTGACAGTGCTAAAGACTTGATCCGTAGAATGTTATGCTCCAAGCCTGCAGAACGGTTGACCGCTCATGAAGTCTTGC gtcaTCCATGGATCTGTGAGAATGGTGTTGCACcagatcgagcacttgatccgGCTGTTCTTTCTCGTCTCAAGCAGTTCTCTGCAATGAATAAACTAAAGAAGATGGCTCTGAAG GTTATAGCTGAGAGCCTCTCGGAAGAAGAGATTGCTGGTTTAAGAGAAATGTTTCAGGCAATGGATACTGATAACAGCGGTGCAATCACTTTTGATGAACTCAAAGCTGGCCTGAGAAAGTATGGGTCTACCTTGAAAGACACAGAGATCCATGATCTTATGGAAGCG GCTGATGTGGACAACAGTGGGACAATAGATTACAGTGAGTTCATTGCAGCGACTATTCATCTCAACAAACTGGAGAGGGAAGAGCATCTTGTCGCTGCGTTTCAATACTTTGACAAAGACGGAAGTGGTTACATAACAATCGATGAGCTGCAACAAGCATGCGTTGAACATGGCATGGCTGATGTTTTCCTTGAAGACATCATAAAAGAAGTTGATCAAAACAAT GATGGAAAGATTGATTATGGTGAGTTTGTGGAGATGATGCAAAAGGGAAATGCTGGTGTTGGAAGAAGAACGATGAGAAATAGTCTAAACATTAGCATGAGAGACGCGTAG
- the LOC104721249 gene encoding calcium-dependent protein kinase 5-like isoform X1, protein MGNSCRGSLKDKISQGNNNKPEDSHNSKTSATNVSSSSDDHSPTNNNAAEKDNNDSKNPALVIPLREPIMRRNPDNQAYYVLGHKTPNIRDFYTLSRKLGQGQFGTTYLCTEVATGIDYACKSISKRKLISKEDVEDVRREIQIMHHLAGHGNIVTIKGAYEDSLYVHIVMELCAGGELFDRIIQRGHYSERKAAELTKIIVGVVEACHSLGVMHRDLKPENFLLVNKDDDFSLKAIDFGLSIFFKPGQIFTDVVGSPYYVAPEVLLKRYGPEADVWTAGVILYILLSGVPPFWAETQQGIFDAVLKGYIDFESDPWPVISDSAKDLIRRMLCSKPAERLTAHEVLRHPWICENGVAPDRALDPAVLSRLKQFSAMNKLKKMALKVIAESLSEEEIAGLREMFQAMDTDNSGAITFDELKAGLRKYGSTLKDTEIHDLMEAADVDNSGTIDYSEFIAATIHLNKLEREEHLVAAFQYFDKDGSGYITIDELQQACVEHGMADVFLEDIIKEVDQNNDGKIDYGEFVEMMQKGNAGVGRRTMRNSLNISMRDA, encoded by the exons ATGGGCAATTCATGCCGTGGATCTTTGAAAGACAAAATCTCCCAAGGCAATAACAATAAGCCTGAAGATAGTCATAACTCTAAAACATCTGCTACCAACGTTTCTTCTAGTTCCGACGACCATTCTCCTACCAACAACAACGCTGCAGAGAAAGACAACAACGACAGCAAAAATCCAGCTCTTGTTATTCCTTTAAGAGAACCAATCATGAGGCGTAACCCGGACAATCAAGCTTACTATGTTCTTGGTCATAAGACACCAAACATTCGTGATTTCTATACTCTTAGCCGTAAGCTAGGACAAGGTCAATTTGGAACGACTTATCTATGCACAGAAGTTGCCACGGGGATTGACTACGCTTGTAAGTCCATATCCAAGAGGAAGTTGATCTCCAAGGAAGATGTTGAGGATGTTAGAAGGGAGATTCAGATTATGCACCATTTAGCTGGTCACGGTAATATCGTGACCATCAAAGGAGCTTATGAGGACTCTTTGTATGTTCACATTGTGATGGAGCTTTGTGCTGGAGGTGAATTGTTTGATAGGATTATTCAGAGAGGGCATTACAGCGAGAGGAAAGCTGCTGAGCTTACTAAGATCATTGTTGGGGTTGTTGAAGCGTGTCATTCTCTTGGTGTTATGCATAGAGACTTGAAGCCTGAGAATTTCTTGTTGGTTAATAAGGATGATGATTTCTCCCTCAAG GCTATTGATTTTGGGCTATCTATCTTTTTCAAACCAGGT CAAATATTCACTGATGTTGTTGGAAGTCCATATTATGTTGCTCCTGAGGTTTTGCTCAAACGTTATGGGCCTGAAGCTGATGTGTGGACTGCTGGTGTTATACTCTATATATTGCTAAGTGGAGTCCCGCCTTTTTGGGCAG AAACTCAGCAAGGGATATTTGATGCTGTGTTGAAGGGATATATCGACTTTGAGTCTGACCCGTGGCCTGTGATATCTGACAGTGCTAAAGACTTGATCCGTAGAATGTTATGCTCCAAGCCTGCAGAACGGTTGACCGCTCATGAAGTCTTGC gtcaTCCATGGATCTGTGAGAATGGTGTTGCACcagatcgagcacttgatccgGCTGTTCTTTCTCGTCTCAAGCAGTTCTCTGCAATGAATAAACTAAAGAAGATGGCTCTGAAG GTTATAGCTGAGAGCCTCTCGGAAGAAGAGATTGCTGGTTTAAGAGAAATGTTTCAGGCAATGGATACTGATAACAGCGGTGCAATCACTTTTGATGAACTCAAAGCTGGCCTGAGAAAGTATGGGTCTACCTTGAAAGACACAGAGATCCATGATCTTATGGAAGCG GCTGATGTGGACAACAGTGGGACAATAGATTACAGTGAGTTCATTGCAGCGACTATTCATCTCAACAAACTGGAGAGGGAAGAGCATCTTGTCGCTGCGTTTCAATACTTTGACAAAGACGGAAGTGGTTACATAACAATCGATGAGCTGCAACAAGCATGCGTTGAACATGGCATGGCTGATGTTTTCCTTGAAGACATCATAAAAGAAGTTGATCAAAACAAT GATGGAAAGATTGATTATGGTGAGTTTGTGGAGATGATGCAAAAGGGAAATGCTGGTGTTGGAAGAAGAACGATGAGAAATAGTCTAAACATTAGCATGAGAGACGCGTAG